The following proteins come from a genomic window of Phacochoerus africanus isolate WHEZ1 chromosome 9, ROS_Pafr_v1, whole genome shotgun sequence:
- the HDDC3 gene encoding guanosine-3',5'-bis(diphosphate) 3'-pyrophosphohydrolase MESH1: MGSEVAQLLEAADFAARKHQRQRRKDPEGTPYINHPIGVARILTREAGITDIVVLQAALLHDTVEDTDTTLDEVELHFGAQVRRLVEEVTDDKTLPKLERKRLQVEQAPHSSPGAKLVKLADKLYNLRDLNRCTPEGWSERRVQEYFEWAAQVVKGLQGTNQQLEEALKQLFKERGLTV, encoded by the exons ATGGGTTCCGAGGTGGCCCAGCTGCTGGAGGCTGCTGACTTCGCGGCTCGCAAGCACCAGCGACAGCGGCGGAAGGACCCCGAAGGGACCCCTTACATCAACCACCCTATCG gtgtggctcggatcctgaccCGTGAGGCGGGAATCACTGACATTGTGGTGTTACAG GCAGCCCTGCTCCATGACACGGTGGAGGACACAGACACCACCCTGGATGAGGTGGAGCTGCACTTTGGGGCACAAGTGCGGCGCCTGGTGGAGGAGGTAACAGATGACAAGACTCTGCCCAAGCTGGAGAGAAAGCGGTTGCAGGTGGAGCAGGCACCCCACAGCAGCCCAGGGGCTAAACTGGTGAAGCTGGCAGACAAGCTGTACAATCTGAGGGACCTGAATCGCTGCACCCCAGAGG GATGGTCTGAGCGCCGAGTCCAGGAATACTTTGAGTGGGCAGCACAGGTGGTGAAGGGGCTTCAGGGGACAAACCAACAGCTGGAAGAGGCTCTAAAGCAGCTGTTTAAGGAGCGGGGACTGACAGTCTGA
- the LOC125135407 gene encoding protein shisa-like-1a, producing MGFQKRPGSLLTGLSTGLLLLFSWTTLAQPTSLSALVHYPHLCQTSWDADGRRYTGFFCPRLTDTPEEAYCCHLLAAGGSCCTRAEFEALYQVNLSALEPPPILRGPGPLLALGLYSLLLLALMTADFVHFCRSRGRGQRRDQVPDQGRDAGPGSQERPSVSSAARPLQVSAGTD from the exons ATGGGCTTCCAGAAGAGGCCAGGCTCTTTGCTGACAGGCCTGTCGACGGGGCTACTGCTGCTCTTCAGCTGGACAACGCTTGCCCAGCCGACCTCTCTCTCAG CCTTGGTCCACTACCCCCACTTGTGCCAGACCTCCTGGGATGCTGATGGCCGTCGCTACACGGGTTTCTTCTGTCCCCGGCTCACGGATACCCCAGAGGAAGCCTactgctgccacctgctggctgcAGGCGGCTCCTGCTGCACCCGGGCTGAATTTGAGGCCTTGTACCAGGTCAATCTGTCCGCCCTTGAACCTCCTCCCATCCTCAG GGGTCCGGGTCCGCTCCTAGCGCTGGGCCTTTACAGTCTGCTGCTCCTGGCCCTGATGACCGCAGACTTTGTACACTTCTGCCGCAGTCGGGGCCGGGGCCAAAGGCGAGACCAGGTCCCGGACCAGGGCCGAGACGCGGGCCCGGGCAGCCAAGAGCGTCCCTCTGTGTCCTCCGCCGCGCGCCCCCTGCAGGTCTCGGCAGGCACAGACTAA